The genomic interval AAATATATTTAAAAAGTCTTATATCTTCCATTATCCCTTTATCTCCTCTTTTATAAGAGCAGTCTGAAGCTCATAAAGACTATTATAAAACCCTTTTCTGTTTACAAGTTCCTCATGAGTTCCCATTTCAACAATCTCACCTTTTTCAAATACATAAATTTCATCACATCTCATTAAAACAGGTATTCTTGTAGAAACTACAATAAGAGTTATATTTTCAAATTCTTTGAAAATATTTTCAAAAACTTCTTTTTCAGTTTTAAAATCAAGAGAAGATAGGGCATCATCAATTAAAAGAATTTTTGGTTTTCTCAAAAATATTCTCGCTAAACTCAACCTTTCTCTTTGTCCTCCAGAAAGAGTGACACCCCTTTCACCAACAATTGTAAAAATCCCTTCTTTAAAATTATCAATATCTTTTATAAAACGGGATAAATTTAGTGCTTTTTCAATCTCATCTTCCTTTACTCCATTTTTAGAACCTAAAAGCACATTTTCTTTTATGGTGGCTGAAAATATAAATGGTTCCTGTTCAAGCAAAATTATATTTTCCCTTAAATCACTTATCCTGTAATTTTTTATATCTATATCATCAATGAAAATTGTTCCATCAGGTGGGTCATAAATTCTTGAAATTAAATATAAAAGGGTAGATTTACCTGAACCGGGTTTACCTGTAAATCCAATAAACCTTCCTGGTTTTATTTCTAAGTTAATATTTTTTAATACATTATAATGACCATTGAAACTATAATTTAGATTCCTTACTTTAATGTGCCCTTTAAATTTATCATCAATTCTAACATTCCCATCCTTCATATCATTTTTTTCTTTTAAGATAAGTTCTATTCTTAACAGGGAAGCAGAACCTCTTTGAAAGATATTTAGGGACCAACCAAGAGCCATAACTGGCCATATAAGTAAATCAAGATAGGAAATAAAAGCAACAAAATCACCAAGTGAAAGCTCTCCTAAAATAGCATTTTTTCCTCCAAAAATTATTAAAAAAAGGACTGAAAAACCTGAAATCAGAATTATCATTGATTGGAAAATACCATATTGATAAGCAAGATTTATATTCTCCCTTAAATATTTCTCATTTTCCTTATAAAATTCTTTAAATTTTCCCTCTTCCTGAACAAAGGATTTTATTATTTTTATTGAACTTATGATTTCCTTGGAACTTTCAGTTAAATCAGAAAACCTTTCCTGAACTCTTCTAAAAAAGTTATGAATTTTGGGACCTAAAAAAATCATTGAAACTGAAAGCAAAGGAAAAGGAATTAAAACATAGAGGGTCAATTTAAAGGATATTGAAAACATAATAACAAAGGAAAATGTTACCATTATAAGAAAATCAAAAAAGGCAACTATTCCAATCCCTGAAGCCATTCTTATAGCTTCAAGGTCATTTGTTATATGTGCCATTAAATTTCCTATACCTGTTTTATAAAAATAAAAAGGATGAAGAGTTAAAAGATGATCGTAAAGCTTTTTTCTTAAAAAAGCCTCTATTTCTCTGGCTGCTCCCAGTATAAAATACCTCCAAAAAAATCTAAAAATAAGAACAAAAAGGGATAAAAGGAGAATGAATAAAGAATACTTTAAAAAAGCTAAAAATTCTTTTTCTTTCTCTATTGCTGAGATAACTTCCCTTATAACAAGTGGTAAAATAAGTTGTGCTGCATCAACAATTAATAAAGCTAAAATACCAAAAAGAAACTTTTTTTTCCACTTTAAAAAAAGTTTAAATAGTGATTTCATTTCTTTTCTATTATTATTTCAACTCTTCTATTTTGAGCTCTACCTTCCTCTGTCTCATTGGAAGCAATGGGCTCTCTATCTCCAAAGCCCTCATATTCAAATTCTAAATTTGAAAGATTTTCAATTTTTATAAAATAATCAACAACTGCTTTTGCTCTTGCTTTTGAAAGCTCAAAGTTATCCTTATACTTTGATTTTAATAAAGGACCAATGGGTATATTATCAGTATGACCGTATACCTTTACCTTATATCTCGGATAACTTCTTAGAAAATTAGCTATATTTTTAAGGGTCAAAATACTTTCTACTTGTAAACCTGTTCCACCGATTTCAAAGTGCACAGCCTTCTCAGTAGCGGTAATTTTAATAAACTCTTTTTCCTCTTGAATCTTTATACCTTCAATTTTTTTAAGAGCTTCAAAAGCTTCTTCTCTCATCTTTCTAACTTCTTCTTTTTCCTTTTCAACAATGTTTCTTAAAGAATCTACTTCCCTTCTTTTTTTTTCAATTTCTTCATTTAATTTATTAACATCAGCATAGAGCTTTTCTGCTTCCTTATATTTTCTTTCTGATTCTGAAAGTAATTTTGCTAAATTTTCTCTTTCTTTTCTTTTTCTTTCTTTCTCTTTTTCTTTCCATTTATCATCACCTGAAAGAATATTAAAAGATAAAGAGTATCTTGTATCATTTTCAGGAAGAAAATGGATGGAAAACTGTAAAAGATAATCTGTTTTTTCTACAAAGCTCGTATAATAAGATACAAATAAAGAAGGGTAAGGTGCCATAGCTTCTTTCCAAAATACACCAATTCCGGGAAATAATTTTTCAAACAAAATAAATTCAAGAGCAAATCCACCAAAATAATCTTCAAATTTTCCAAAGGAAAAACCTAAATTTTTAACATTTACCTTTTTAAAAGTCTCAATATTATTTAAAACTACTCTTGTTAAAAATTTAAAATCAAACTTTTTTATTCCAGGACCTATAATAGATGTTTCAAAAAATCCTGGATTAAAAGGATTTAAAAGAAAAAGTTTAAATCCTGATATGATTTTCAAGTCCTCTTCAATTATCCCATAAAAACCTAAAAAGCCAGAAAGGGAAGAAGAAAACTTTTTGCCTGTTAAAAGTGAAAAGTCATTTAAATAATTTTTTCCTTTTGAAAATTCAGACGAGAGAGTAGAACGGAGGGAATAAAGAGAATCAACATTATAACCAAAGGCAAAAGAATAATAACTATCCTTAAAAATTGTGCCCTTTTTAAACTGATGAAAATTAAGAGAGAAGTAAGGTCTATATATTTCTCCTTCAAATAAAAGAGAAAAGGGATAGGAATAATCTGTCAGGGCGTAACCTGAAGAAAACCCTTTTAGGTCAAAAAAGAGAAAAATTAGAAATTTTATCATCTTAAATTTTATATTAATATAATGAAAAAATTAAAATTACAAGAAAGGATTATTAATCAAATAGATTTTATAAAAGTTCTTGAAAAAAGAAGAACTGTAAGAGAGTTTGACCCAGATAAAGAAATCACTTTAAAAGAAATATCGACGCTCTTATGGGCTACTTATGGTATAACAGATAAAAATTACGGGCTTAAAACTTCACCCTCAGCAGGAGCAAGGTACCCGCTTGAGATATTTTTCTGTAATAAGGAAGGTTTTTTTAGATATATTCCTGAGGAAAATTCAATTTTAAAAGTAAAGGATATTGATATACGGGAAAAATTATCTCATTATGCTTATGAGCAAGATTTTATAAAGGATGCGCCAACAGTTTTTGTTATAGCTGCTGATTTTAAAAGAACAACTTCAAGATATGGAAAAAGGGGGGAAAGGTATGTTTATATAGATTTAGGTCATGCTGCACAGAATTTACTTTTATGTGCCACATATTTAGGTCTCGGTGCATGTCCTGTAGGAGCCTTTGATGACGAAAAAATAAAAAAACTACTTGAAATAGATTTTGATCCCCTTTATATAATTCCTGTGGGATATCCAAAAAATTTTTAATATGAAATTTAAATACATTTATGGTCCTGTTAATTCAAGGAGATTGGGAAAATCACTGGGTATAGACCTTTTACCTTTAAAAACATGCAATTTTAACTGTGTTTTCTGTCAACTTGGTAAAACTGAAAAACTTGTAAACAAAAGAAAAGAATATGTTCCCTTTGATGAAGTTATAGAAGAAATAAAAGAAGGTGTTAAAAAATTTTCTCCAGAAGTTTTAACCTTTTCAGGTTCAGGTGAGCCCCTTTTATATTCAAGAATAGGTGAAATGATTGATAAATTAAAAGTGCTTTTTCCTGGAATAAAATTGGCACTTTTGACTCATTCACCTTTTTTAAATAATAAAAAAATAAGGGAAGAAATTTTAAATATTGACATTTTT from candidate division WOR-3 bacterium carries:
- a CDS encoding SagB/ThcOx family dehydrogenase — its product is MKKLKLQERIINQIDFIKVLEKRRTVREFDPDKEITLKEISTLLWATYGITDKNYGLKTSPSAGARYPLEIFFCNKEGFFRYIPEENSILKVKDIDIREKLSHYAYEQDFIKDAPTVFVIAADFKRTTSRYGKRGERYVYIDLGHAAQNLLLCATYLGLGACPVGAFDDEKIKKLLEIDFDPLYIIPVGYPKNF
- a CDS encoding ABC transporter ATP-binding protein, whose amino-acid sequence is MKSLFKLFLKWKKKFLFGILALLIVDAAQLILPLVIREVISAIEKEKEFLAFLKYSLFILLLSLFVLIFRFFWRYFILGAAREIEAFLRKKLYDHLLTLHPFYFYKTGIGNLMAHITNDLEAIRMASGIGIVAFFDFLIMVTFSFVIMFSISFKLTLYVLIPFPLLSVSMIFLGPKIHNFFRRVQERFSDLTESSKEIISSIKIIKSFVQEEGKFKEFYKENEKYLRENINLAYQYGIFQSMIILISGFSVLFLIIFGGKNAILGELSLGDFVAFISYLDLLIWPVMALGWSLNIFQRGSASLLRIELILKEKNDMKDGNVRIDDKFKGHIKVRNLNYSFNGHYNVLKNINLEIKPGRFIGFTGKPGSGKSTLLYLISRIYDPPDGTIFIDDIDIKNYRISDLRENIILLEQEPFIFSATIKENVLLGSKNGVKEDEIEKALNLSRFIKDIDNFKEGIFTIVGERGVTLSGGQRERLSLARIFLRKPKILLIDDALSSLDFKTEKEVFENIFKEFENITLIVVSTRIPVLMRCDEIYVFEKGEIVEMGTHEELVNRKGFYNSLYELQTALIKEEIKG
- a CDS encoding OmpA family protein; the protein is MIKFLIFLFFDLKGFSSGYALTDYSYPFSLLFEGEIYRPYFSLNFHQFKKGTIFKDSYYSFAFGYNVDSLYSLRSTLSSEFSKGKNYLNDFSLLTGKKFSSSLSGFLGFYGIIEEDLKIISGFKLFLLNPFNPGFFETSIIGPGIKKFDFKFLTRVVLNNIETFKKVNVKNLGFSFGKFEDYFGGFALEFILFEKLFPGIGVFWKEAMAPYPSLFVSYYTSFVEKTDYLLQFSIHFLPENDTRYSLSFNILSGDDKWKEKEKERKRKERENLAKLLSESERKYKEAEKLYADVNKLNEEIEKKRREVDSLRNIVEKEKEEVRKMREEAFEALKKIEGIKIQEEKEFIKITATEKAVHFEIGGTGLQVESILTLKNIANFLRSYPRYKVKVYGHTDNIPIGPLLKSKYKDNFELSKARAKAVVDYFIKIENLSNLEFEYEGFGDREPIASNETEEGRAQNRRVEIIIEKK